AACAGATCAACAATCTGTACCTGTCATCCTGCAGGTTGTTTCACCCATGACAGCTGTTTAACATCTGGGGGAAGGAAAAAGCTAAAGACCTATATTCCGTTTTAACTTTAAGCTGATGTCCCATGTGCCctttttgacattaaaaacaataaccaCTGTTACAGAACCTTTGCTAGACTCACTGTTTCACAATCCACAATGAACAATCagtaatgcaataaaacaaaGGAAATGACATTAAAGATTATGGCTGTTTGCAAACATGATGACTTTAGCAATTCTCCTGAATCACGAATGCCCCAAAAGTTCATCATCAATCCTCATGATCAATCCCAAATTCTGTCATAGCCTATCCAGTTTCAGGGTTTTTTATGTCTTTAGCTCTGAATGTAGTAAAGCTTGTGATCACCTTGTTGACTGGTTGATGGCACATGCTAAAGTTCATTAGATATAAAAGCTTAGATCATGACAACACACTGATGCTTTTGCAAGCACCAAATAAATAgtcaatcataaaaataaaacatttaaagttatGTGTATTTTGGGGGTGTTGTTTAGTCTACTGGCAAGTGGGCACATACTGACACCTACTGCCTACTGTGTCCTCAAAAACTTGAGCTATATAGCGCCAACTAAAGGAATTGTTGTCAATGCTGCAAAAAGAGTTAAAATATTTCTGTCTTGCCCAAATTTACTGCTGAAAATTAGTTTTAAACAGTTGCAGAGCAGCCTATTGCAAGTATCAGGAAAATACTAAGTAAATCTTATAAGAAATACAAAACTTATTAAAACAATAgcagacaaataaaaatgacacattGTTGCTATCAaaaccatttattaatttatgttttaatattaatgttgattTAGGTAGTTTTAGCACGATTTGATGatcttccttttttttccctGTAAGATAGAACATAGAACTGTTAGGAGAGGCTTCTCAAGTTTTACCTTCAGAACATCCATATTTACCCGTACATTCATTATAAGGAGACaaaaatatcaacaacaaaaaaattaatgtttgcaCATAGCAAAACCTTAAACTGGTCAGCGCTACTGTACATTTGCAATTACATCAGTAATATTCATTTCGCAGGTTACGTTTAGCTACACTGTTTTAACACAGAAATGTAAGTGCGTGTAATGCTGAACTCACTGGATATGCAACATGGCGTTCTGAACCCATAGATCATCAGGGTTGGCACAGACCTGTCTGTTCTTCACCGTAGTAAAACTACAGGAGAGAGAATGTTCTAGATTAAATACTGCAGATATTACTAATTCTAATCTAAGACAAAACCAGTGTTGTTCCTCACATGACAGCCTCTAAATTGCAGGTCATGGTGGCGTCCTGCAGGGTGAAGTCTTTCAGTCGGAGGACAGGAAAAGGCTGTGATGAATACTTGGTACAGCACCTCACCGGACCTTAACACATGACAAATCCTCAGGTCATATACTTCAATGACACTTACATTATTAACTATCcgcatttgtttaattttatttataaatcatatttaaaaaatgtattaactgaAATAGTTTAGAATCAGTATGAGTctgttcattgtgaaagcaattaaatgtattcaattaaGTATGAACATGATTAAACTATAGATGTTAAATTAGTTCAAATGTTTTAATCAGTAATATTCAATTTGCCACTGAATTAAGACATAAACCCATCATATCACTCTGCAAAATGTCTGATTATTAAGCATGGCAGCATCTCAGCTATATGACGAATGTGATCGTcccaattttaaatgtattaaaatgcacGTGGTCACATGTCAAGAGCAGCCTTGAGAATCCAAAGCACTGAGAATTACTTGAAACCAAAGacactgtctgaaaaaaaaaatcagttttacttACTGCTTTGACTCAAGCTGACCCAGACACACAGCAACAGAAGCAGCACAGATGACGTCAGGACGAGTCTGCTCATCATGGGAGGGACACAAGACACTTACAGGCgatgaaagaaaaatgaaattgatcaaaagtattcAACAAGTTGAGGATAGTTGTGCGGACAGCAGCAGAAGTGTTGAGgatggtgatgatgaagatgaagtagAGCTCTCTTGGTCCACATTATCTGCCATCCCCAAAAGCTACATATATAGCTGTTCATGAGGGGAATTTGTGGACCACGCAGCAGCGTCACTGAGTGGTGGAAGACTGGGGGAAAATCAAGGTGTCTCGAGTTAAATATTAGTAGGTCAGCTAAATCTGTCACACTTTTTGATACTATCACAAGTTTGTAACCACTGAAATTACTGGTTTAGACACAAAACATCATTAGTGCTGGTAAATATCATTCAAAAAATGTAAGGGATGCAAAACAAACTGCAGATGCAAAAAGAAATAGTGAAAATGGAGATACTATTTTAAGAATAGATtatatcttaaaaataataataaaaaagtaagatAAAGTTAAAAAGTGTACCTATAGGTAAACATGTACAGTAGATGGATGCTTTTCCTCAACATGAAgactttacattaaaatgtacagtatgtatactgTATGAGTTGTA
This Carassius auratus strain Wakin unplaced genomic scaffold, ASM336829v1 scaf_tig00017776, whole genome shotgun sequence DNA region includes the following protein-coding sequences:
- the LOC113075856 gene encoding monocyte chemotactic protein 1B-like — encoded protein: MMSRLVLTSSVLLLLLCVWVSLSQSSPVRCCTKYSSQPFPVLRLKDFTLQDATMTCNLEAVIFTTVKNRQVCANPDDLWVQNAMLHIQEKKGRSSNRAKTT